GATATCCATTTCATCCCTCCTTCCTTCCATTCTTTCTGTGCTTGCTCATATTCTCCTAAGGAGTGCAGCCAAATACCCAGGCTGCACCCCTGGGTATTAGCCCCTCAAGACAAGATGATACATACCATTCCTTTTTCCAGTTACCCCCATCTCTTGTTGAATTTCTTTTCCGTTGTAGATCTGGCTTTCTTATCTTCTATACTATCCAACATCCTGTCGTTGACATATTTTTCTAATTGACCCAAATTCTCCATTTCAGGTGAGATTGCAATGTCCGCCATTACGGTCTTATTTAAATTCTCTTTTACTGTTTAATGTATTttcatatttctcttttttttttaacgttttaattgttttatctgtttttatttttgtttatcttcTAGGGATAAGGACTCCCTTACTCCCAGGTCTAATTATTTCTTTCCTTATTccatttcatttctcttttattctttaaaaccaaacaaaaacggCAGTTACTaagaattaaacaaaaatatatatattttaaaatgatgaaaacgcaatgtttttctctttttccaaaaCTAGAAACCTCaactttaaaattatttttgttaaagtAAAAAACTTTTGGAATTAAACATTTAAGACAGTAAGCAGCTGTGATATGACTGAATCTTTTGAGACCATTTTATTTCTAGTTCAAATTTAGGCACAGCCAGGAACAAAACCagggaaaaatattttatttcaaaaaatgggaaaaacatGCAACGTGTTTTAGGCTTTATCAGGGTAGTGAGTCACACCATTCCATTTTAGGAGGTGTCCATGGTCTGTACAGACTCCTCCAGCAGCTCCAGGTCAATTGGAGTTACAGCCTTGGTCAGGACACCTGTAGTTCCCTGTTTGTACTTGTAGTCGCCGGTTCTACAAAGAGATACATGGAATAAAGAtttccaattaaaaaaaacaaaaccccagaGCTCATCGCTTCCATGTAACAAGTCTGTGCTGGCGCTCATTTAAtacacatttcatttttattagcaCAACATGCCACTTCATCTAAAGCACACTGCCATGCACATTAGTTAGGCGAAGTCACACTAAGCAGGCCCAGTGGACCCAAATCAGAAATGTGGTTAGTAGTCCACTCAGGTAAAGGTGACAGACTGTTAGGCTTGGACTACAAAAAATGCACTCTGTATACTCACAGCTGTAAGGCTTCAAGCTCAGTGACTCTTCAAGCAGAACAAGACAACAATTCAGCGTCTGATCATCAAATGCTGCTTGTCCACATGTCCAATTTAACACAAGTGTACAAGTGCAGCAGCTAAATATCTTGAATTCTCAGGTCTCATAGTGACTCACAGTCCCAAATGACAATTTATTAAAGGAACAGAATTTTCACTGTTCTTTACAATCCATTTGACTTGTGTTGGTCAGACATGaagcagcagcatctgctcttacaACTGGCTGCATTTGAGTGCTCAACGCGAATTGTGTGACAACAACCTCAACTTTGAACTGAAAATCCCCCAAATATGAGACGTTTTAGTTCCCCAACACAAGAAACAACATGCCTCGAGTTTGCGTTCACCACGTAATCACAGTTAAGCACAgggtataaaataaaataataattcattCGTTCATTTCAAAGGGATGGAGCCTTTCCAAATACCATCAGTCTATGACAATGTTAAAATGCAGATGGCAGcaatcacacatgcaggactaATGATTAATAACTCCAATAaggtgacaaaaaacaaaacaaaaagtgtccTGGGTTTAAACAGTGACCAGAACTTGACAGCTGCCTCATAATGGATCCCCTCTGTGTGATGTCTGGGTGCAAGAACAGACATGGCTCTTTACAGAAGGACTGGCCACATTGATTGCAAACTCAAAACCAGCCAAGAGGTGATTAAAAAACTGATGACAATGCAATGTAGGAAGAACACTGGCAACCACCAGCTCGACTCCTCAGCCTCTTAGTAGAGACACTTATGGTATCAATTTGGAAATACTACATCACTGTGTTCTTAAGTTATCACATTgagaagattttcagaaaacttacTCTGACCTTGAGATCAAGGTCACAGATTCAAACTCGTCCAAGACTTTTGGCAGATGCACATAATCAATTTGAAGCGCCTacgttatcacattcacaaacttaAGTGTCCACGCCGCCCACCTGCCTGGTGGGGTGAGGACAACACCCCATCAGTCTTTTACAGCCGAGGGGTAAAAATTTGTAGTGGCCTGTTAAGGAGTACGTTTAGCAGAAGAAAGTTGTGTGAAATTTTTTACAAGTTGTTCATTTAGATACTTGTAAGGCTGCTTTTAGGGTCACAGCTTACCCCCTTAGTATGAGGAAAATAAACTTTGTGTCACTTCCTTCAGGCTGAGCAGGAGTTGGGGAGACAGAATCTGtagttatatttaaaaaccaGAATTCAGAATTAACTCATCTGTTTCTGGGACTGAAAACTCCCAGAAAAACATTTCCATCAGCTCTGGATTATCCAACTCACGTCATCATGGTAACAACCTCAGGAAGGGATGAAATTCAGATGCTAATTCAAAAGCTAAACTATCGTTGCTGAAGCATTATCGTTCTTACCTGACACCTTTCTTGTTGGCCTCATCATGTGGTCTGATGTAGTTCACTTTGTTCTTGGTGATGACACACAGGTCGATGTTGCTGCCAGAGCCCAAATCATTAAAGATGCCTGCAGCAATGGCATCACGCACAAGCTGCTTGGCTGCATCCTCCTTtggaaacaatttttttttttaaaaattaaaaattacatcatcacatttatttttttttaaatctgcaggTAGCATGTTGTGTCTATGTGAACTACTTGTCTGACCATGTCTTAACCTTTATTTTAGTATAATGGTCTGTAAAACATTGGGAAAGAGTTCAGTACTGTGTTTCCATTTGAAAGTGATTAACAAAATCTTCCtccactgttatttttttttaatgtcacatgtGGTTACACGTagtttcatttctttaaaataGAATACGTGGCAAATCCGTCAGGTATTACACTCTTCTTTGGAACCTGCTCCCAGTTTGGGACAtaatctctacttttaagattaagttTAGGCTGCTAACGTACTTGCATTTAAATGTCATTACTGCATGTTAGTTTCTGTTTTGTCCTTGTCTTTGCACTTTTTTCACCCTCTTCCCTTTCAGTGACCGATGGCTGCTGGAACCTTCCCAACATGACTCTTCTGGTGGTTTCTTCACATTAAAAAGGGAGTTCTTtgttcccactgtcaccaagtgcacCTCATAGTCTtaatgttgaggttttctctctAATACTGTAGGATCTTTAGTTTACAATATCAAGTACCTTGAGGTGAGTCCTGTTGTGAACTGGTGATATATAAATAGAATTaattaaactgaataaaataCACAAGTGGCAGAATCACCTCCATGTCAGGCTTGTAACGGTCCTCAAACACTGCCATGGCAGCTAGGGACCCGGAACctgtaggggaaaaaaaaatgtacattactAAGGTGCCAACTGCCATAATTAACCGAGTCAGAAAACATGACAAACAGAACACATTACCACTATAACTCATCTCCAGTCACCTGACACGACTCTACATTAAACACCATTAATCATGACTAAGAATCAATTCTGTCGGCATGAACCAGGTCACAGACCTATAGTCATTCTTTTAAATGTGTAGGATCAGACCCTCATATAATCCTACTTCAAATACACCAAATTATTCCTAAATGAGTGAAAACAACTTTCCCAGTGAAAAGGTGAACAAGCTGGGTaacagaaagaaatgtgaaaccGTTTTATCCAGACTGCAACACCTCCTGACAGAAATTTAAATTTGTGAATTatcatatttatttcatttatgttttgcaatttatgttGGTCCGTCTATTTTAGTAGAAACatttgtgacattttacagGAAAATACCAGGATATATACATTTAAGACTATCAAACTAAAAATATcaatgtttgatgtttggttcaTGTTGCCACTGTTGGTTTTACACAAATCCAACGACACATAAAGCTGGAGCTTATACATGAGAGGCATATAGCAGTGTGTGGCACTGACCCATAGTAACATAGGGCAACTTGTCAGTGGAGCCGTGAGGGTAGATGCTGTAAAGATGAGGGCCATTGCAGTCTACTCCACCCAGGACCAGGGCAGCACCAATGTAACCCTGGTACCTACAAACACAATCACATataccattttctttttttatataaacttttaacaAGAGCAGAAATATGCAATGTAATTTGTTCCTCACTTTCTTTAGGACTACTATTACATGACAATACTGAGTTACAGAGAAGGAAGCGTATACCTGAACAGCATCTGTTTGAGCATGCGGTTGGCGGTGGCAACACGTGGCAGCCTGCCTGTAGAGAGGGAGTGCAACTCCAGGTTGGAGGAGATAAGCTGAGTGGTCATCTCTGTGTCTGCAGCTGTTCCTGCCCCACAGCAGCTGGACAATAATGCAGTTGCACCAGAATCAATGagacattaatttaaaaaataaataaatagggaTATTTTCTCAAAGCTTTGTGTGTACGTATAAGTATAAAATctagatttaaaagaaaaaaaaaatcacaaagctcAAAAACCTGTTACTTACTAAATGTTTGGGGATATGTAGTGGATCTTGGAGCAGTTCTTGTCTGCTACTATCATTCCCTCAGTGGCTCGTGTGTCAGCTCCAAGGACAACTCCATCCTTCacgaaaaaaacacaacacaacattcAAACTCTAAAGAGCCACTCTGAAACACTGCTGGCTTTAGTGCTATTCCGCAAAggtaaataataatttaatactttgtttctgAACCCAAGTATCTTATAGTACGAGTATACCAATTCTGCAGAAGACTAAATTCTGATTAACTGTTTAATTCTTTAACAGTCAACAGTTTTTCATTATTGTAATACTTTGTTTAAATCTATTGaaagcaaactttaaaaaaataagtaccCTATGTTTATATGCACTCAACAATAAccctgtcagtgcgccccagggcagctgtggctacaatgtagcttgccatcaccagtgtgtgaatgtgtgtgtgaatgggtgaatgactgaatgtagtgtaaagcgctttggggtccatggACTAaataaagcactatacaaatacaggccatttacaacaCACTCGCTCCTAACTGACCAATGTGCAGCAGCCTGGTTTTGGTAGCTCACCTTAAAGACAACACCGCAGATTGTGGTTCCTGTTTTTCGAGCAGCAGGGACACTGCAACCCACTTTGCTAGCTTCAATTTCCAAAACTGCATTTCTgtgaagaaaaaatattacTGGTATTACCTAACACGACTGCACAGCTACACAAACACAATTGTGTTCATATGTCATCTATTGAACATTTTTTACTTTCTACTGAAGCAGCCTTGCATCACAGTCAAAAGTTCAAAATATTCTTTACTTACATTGCCAATAAGCAAAtaatacaaacataaaaaagctTTGGTTTAGAATAGCACTCACAATGACAATAACAgagctcagttttgttttttgtctcacaTGTTTTTGAATTTCCAGAGCAAGATGGCTagttttaatacattttctttaatgAGTCGCCTTTATCAGGGGAACGTTTAAAGAGCACATAGGTTTTAGAATATTAGTTCAGTTAGTTTTGCATTTCTATTTTATGTCAGTTAGGCAaaaagtttttcatatttatattataacaCAACAATTTATATCATAACACGATATAATATAAGGGTATATTAtgtaattattatattataacataaccatgttataacttGTTTCAGTCCACTTTTCATGTCAATAACTGAATTGGGGGTCCGCTTCGTGTTTTTAtcgttttaaatattttttctttagcccattttgaatatttattttaaattcagttgcgttttaatttgtttattgaGTACAAGATCCTGACTGCGAGTCGCTGGAAGCAGGTGAAGGAAGGGACTGCCGAATGTTGACTGGTTGACAAGTGTGCCGGAATAGAGCATAGTGATCGCGGAGTTGATCGTGAATGACCCCGAAAAAACGtcaaagataaaaaagaagaaaagaatgaaaaggaCAGAGTGTGAACACTTTTTGACACTCAGTTCCACTTCAGCTCTTTATGTTACGACCCAACAAGAGCGGACAGACACTGTCTATGCACACTTCATATTTAATTTAGCCAATTTTGCAATATGGTTTCAGTTAATCTTCATACTATTTCAGACGTCTCGTTTTTAATTTGGATGCGAGTTCGTGTTTTTTTCACAACTAGCTAACCATAATCCCCTGATTGGCTAGGCTAGGCGGGGGGTTCGGGTTCCTAAATAAAAACTGCCAGgacctgttttattttacctAACCTAACGAAGttcagactgttttttttttttttttttttaaacgaaatGACTTCACTGcaacatatataaaaacacacgCAAAACCCACTATGAACAGCAAAGCCTGTCGTGGTTTTAAACATGAGCGGCATGTGAATCGTTAATACTAACATGGGGGAAAAGCCTGAGTCACTGTGTGGAAGCCGAGTTAGCATCACTGGGAAAGCCAAACGAAAAGGCGACAAACCTAAGCGGCGTCCACATTTAAACAGTGGCATCTATTAAACTCAATGATGTACTTCCTCTGCTCTAATTTTCATTCGCGGAAAAACGCTCACCTTTTACAGTTGTCGAAACTGAAACCCCCGAAAGCTGGCCGGACTGCTGTCAGTGTCGCCATCTTAGTGAATGAATGCTGTATTTCCGGGAAGTAAAGGAAGTTGGTCTATATGTTATGGGGACCATATTGCGGTATGGCAAGCCAGAAGAGCCAAACATCGGCACCGAGTGGCGTTTTGAATGCCCCCACTTGAGtggcaaaaaaccaaaaacgtaCCACTGCTCAAATTATCTCAAGTCCTAGAAGTAAAAAGGCAAACTTAAGTTTCACATTCTTCTTTTATTAGAAATAATCGGATTATTatgatttgtgtggcatcaaatttgatgcagagcagctgattgttctgtaaatagtttatttaatgtttatttaaaaaacgccttggctgcatttttaggtaaacagctgcaaaaaactttgttgtttgcataactcagttacctttttgaagaagtaactatataattaattgcccaacattggtcattatatactgtattttgcatacagagagttacaggactctgtCCCAGACCCtagactcatactcataatataagtcagagctttattataaaaaaaaaaaagaagaaagttttgttttcaaaattggagttcaagttaacaatagtgttaacatactacacaggtcatgaacaagattcttttaaaattttcattgtaagtgggctaaagcagttaattaaaagtagtccgacataaatgtaaatgctgtaatttgattattttaataaaccatgtaacttggatggattcgatgctggcgtgaccacagtgcaccagggccgtgcagagacgtttaaaggggcgggtgctcaaagttaaaaaggggcacattgaaccaggctgaataacaacaacaaacattcatcaagaatctaatatgggcaacaagTAAAGCAAACGTAGCCtatgttttacctgatgggtacaatgttgctgttgaggggttgctgctgctcctgctgctgatagtgctggagggcggggctgtgttgatctgagactgtagacattaaaaagtccataggagagatggtagctgattaaacaagtgtcatgagataataacaaaatgcaaagactggtgacagcgcttggaaccataaggcaacaaaaaactgtgagaaataaattaggctctgcctgtgattcactctttgcttctcttcttccttccatcccatcatttcatatatcactctccacttgctgtctatctgagaacaaggcacaacttgttattgcaataaactataatctaattatccacacctaacaactcttgcacttaatctataataaaatgatgacagaaaaatgttatagcactgcctttagtagcctcacacagctcctactgtttcctcctcatgtccttaccaggcatgtctggacaatgttatatcatgagtaataatttaaaataatccatatacataaaacacacacatgcacgcacacagtgaaattttagaccttcttcagaatactgtatatactatgggcatccttacatgattatttattactagagctacaataataaagcaatgaggagggggaagtaataaatatgaaataatgtcattatgatgattccatttgtttcactatccactctgtgcagggcaaagcttatttttactgctgtaaaatcctaattttgtcttatttaaaatataaatctaatataatctgcttcttaatgtatgttctttaaaatacagtgtgtgttttttaatatattataattataataatgcataattatgtggacatgcatattagatcattttttagtgaaatataatccctccagaaaggcaggaaaagccctgTAACttgctttaaaactaaatatgtttctaaatactttaaaactaaatatgttccctaaaacggtgacagagctacagacccatgacagccttacacaggtagccagcagctgtgaccagcactacttgtgcagttaataaaaggacaggtaatgtttgtcgcgctgttgcacacacagcacgctcgtttgtttcagttcatcagttgcaacaagacagcttaccaacgtgtacaaaataagctaatactcctgggtgctatacactacagtgtacgctgtacacctacttactggttttgtcgcatcagtctgtgtctctgagttaacttgtgtttctcctacagctccggaccggaaaaaatgcgcgtgctctttgtgagctcgttcccggctcgtaaccagcgcgttctgccgtcaagggcgatcattggttaaatgtgatcatgtgactgatgcaagccagatcctt
This Astatotilapia calliptera chromosome 7, fAstCal1.2, whole genome shotgun sequence DNA region includes the following protein-coding sequences:
- the psmb7 gene encoding proteasome subunit beta type-7 isoform X1 yields the protein MATLTAVRPAFGGFSFDNCKRNAVLEIEASKVGCSVPAARKTGTTICGVVFKDGVVLGADTRATEGMIVADKNCSKIHYISPNIYCCGAGTAADTEMTTQLISSNLELHSLSTGRLPRVATANRMLKQMLFRYQGYIGAALVLGGVDCNGPHLYSIYPHGSTDKLPYVTMGSGSLAAMAVFEDRYKPDMEEDAAKQLVRDAIAAGIFNDLGSGSNIDLCVITKNKVNYIRPHDEANKKGVRVTELEALQLTGDYKYKQGTTGVLTKAVTPIDLELLEESVQTMDTS
- the psmb7 gene encoding proteasome subunit beta type-7 isoform X2 — translated: MATLTAVRPAFGGFSFDNCKRNAVLEIEASKVGCSVPAARKTGTTICGVVFKDGVVLGADTRATEGMIVADKNCSKIHYISPNIYCCGAGTAADTEMTTQLISSNLELHSLSTGRLPRVATANRMLKQMLFRYQGYIGAALVLGGVDCNGPHLYSIYPHGSTDKLPYVTMGSGSLAAMAVFEDRYKPDMEEDAAKQLVRDAIAAGIFNDLGSGSNIDLCVITKNKVNYIRPHDEANKKGVRTGDYKYKQGTTGVLTKAVTPIDLELLEESVQTMDTS